In Musa acuminata AAA Group cultivar baxijiao chromosome BXJ2-8, Cavendish_Baxijiao_AAA, whole genome shotgun sequence, one genomic interval encodes:
- the LOC103994276 gene encoding pentatricopeptide repeat-containing protein At2g22410, mitochondrial-like translates to MEAIKKLHSHLIVTGLYKHSSSPIFRVLISYALSPPHLTHARRVFEQVQEPNTFLWNTMIRGFARSEAPDDAILFYNLMRAQGVPQDHMSFPFALKACARISAVREGSWVHAHCLKLGFLSDVFVSNSLVHLYSVCGDISRASLVFEEMPARDLVSWNSLICGCSQHGRLRDALGLFEAMQAEGIEADKVTMVNVISACTHLGEWDLAESMVKYIEENSVEVDVYLGNTLIDYYGRRGLVNSAERIFNAMREQNMMSLNSMITTYAKAGDLVSARRIFDSMPERDLISWGSIITGCFQANHFSEALALFQQMQEAEVEPSEIVIVSVLSACAHLGALNLGKWIHNYIRKKKIRADIYVGNSLIDMYSKCGCIMDAFEVFMEMKEKDTLSWNVIVFGLAANGYVSSALEVFTDMLREGFRPDDVTFLGILNACARSGLVDKGLKYFASMKEVYGLEPQMKHYGCVVDLLSRSGELDKAYNFIREMPMTPDLIIWRTLLRACHTHGNVDLAEIATEKLNELDPSNNGNYMLLSDTYASGNRWNDSMKVRETMEYTDVQKIPGCSSIEVTNLADELTAAEMPLMVNKQGVPI, encoded by the coding sequence ATGGAAGCCATCAAAAAACTCCATTCCCACCTCATCGTCACAGGATTGTACAAGCACTCATCGTCCCCTATTTTCAGGGTCCTCATCTCCTATGCTCTCTCCCCGCCTCACTTGACCCACGCCCGTCGTGTCTTTGAACAAGTGCAAGAACCCAACACTTTCCTCTGGAACACCATGATCCGAGGATTCGCCCGTAGTGAAGCGCCCGATGATGCCATCCTTTTCTACAACCTAATGCGAGCACAAGGCGTCCCGCAAGATCACATGTCCTTCCCTTTTGCACTAAAGGCCTGCGCACGGATCTCAGCTGTAAGAGAAGGAAGCTGGGTGCACGCACATTGTCTCAAACTCGGGTTTCTGTCGGATGTTTTCGTTTCCAATTCGTTAGTTCATCTTTACTCGGTGTGCGGGGATATTAGTCGCGCAAGTTTGGTGTTTGAGGAAATGCCTGCGCGAGATTTGGTTTCCTGGAACTCATTGATCTGTGGGTGCAGCCAACACGGCCGCTTGAGGGACGCATTGGGTCTTTTTGAAGCGATGCAGGCGGAAGGTATCGAGGCCGATAAGGTGACCATGGTCAACGTCATTTCTGCTTGCACTCACTTGGGAGAGTGGGACTTGGCTGAATCCATGGTCAAGTATATAGAAGAGAACAGTGTAGAGGTGGATGTTTACCTGGGAAATACTTTAATTGACTATTACGGTAGGCGAGGTTTAGTAAATTCTGCTGAAAGGATATTTAATGCGATGAGAGAGCAGAATATGATGAGTTTAAATTCTATGATTACAACTTATGCTAAGGCTGGGGATTTAGTTTCCGCTAGAAGAATCTTTGATAGCATGCCTGAGAGGGATTTGATATCTTGGGGTTCGATAATCACAGGGTGCTTCCAAGCAAACCATTTCTCAGAAGCTTTGGCACTATTTCAGCAGATGCAGGAGGCAGAGGTTGAACCAAGTGAAATTGTTATTGTCAGTGTGCTGTCAGCTTGTGCCCATCTTGGTGCACTCAACCTAGGTAAGTGGATCCACAACTACATTCGAAAGAAGAAAATCAGGGCGGACATCTATGTCGGAAACTCTCTGATTGATATGTACTCAAAATGTGGATGTATAATGGATGCATTCGAAGTCTTCATGGAGATGAAAGAGAAGGATACATTGTCATGGAATGTCATTGTGTTTGGACTTGCTGCTAATGGTTATGTTAGTAGTGCTCTAGAAGTATTTACTGATATGTTGAGAGAAGGATTCCGGCCTGACGATGTCACTTTCCTTGGCATCTTGAATGCTTGTGCTCGCAGTGGATTGGTTGACAAGGGGCTCAAATATTTTGCGAGCATGAAGGAAGTTTATGGGTTGGAACCACAGATGAAGCACTATGGCTGTGTCGTTGATCTTCTTAGTCGTTCCGGTGAGTTGGATAAGGCTTACAATTTCATCAGGGAGATGCCAATGACCCCAGATCTAATCATATGGAGGACACTGCTTCGAGCTTGCCACACACATGGCAATGTGGATTTGGCCGAGATAGCCACAGAGAAGCTTAATGAATTGGATCCTAGTAACAATGGCAACTACATGCTTTTGTCCGACACCTATGCCAGTGGAAATAG